One window of the Nothobranchius furzeri strain GRZ-AD chromosome 3, NfurGRZ-RIMD1, whole genome shotgun sequence genome contains the following:
- the cd248a gene encoding CD248 molecule, endosialin a, protein MGLQFICSALSILPPLLLWLGRSSSVLGQGLREGDALCDADGCFVVHFDQKIFLDSWRSCKYKGGDLATIKHRKDAEAISKLFSTLDLRQPRSKVEVWIGLQRQPRQCSATHPLRGFSWTTGDRDTAYTNWHSKDSAGMCSVPRCVAMGYSTQEQGDNFKWLVGPCSNQVDGYLCRYSYKGMCGALWSEGAGGALYTTPFDLVSSLLTHVPPGSVANLPCPADDQLVLCMVMEDGSVGWSRQPPLCSGPSVSHSSCAQDNGGCEHFCRTVGGLPSCECAEGYHLRTDGQTCEPPGACLGYPCEFECLPLLGGYRCACPDGYMLAPDGHACLDVDECLLDSCEQLCKNAPGTFECQCRDGYLPDGRGRCEDIDECKSSPCEQSCENTEGSYSCHCHLGFSSDSDEPSLCQDVDECQIVGICEQMCVNYEGGFECYCEEGYELMSDHFSCQKVGDSAPSLLPPFPWVTRPPGPAWAAGGYISIPDWTVEEDWLTETPGGPDPGVIWVTRAPQDERHLHKPAQTPLTHETQKAEDDLWKWGIRSQSEVQLPTTPDPVLSTTESWTTSDWNKEEEEATTPFPLGSSSTVSGGAWNGWSRPVTSPQRSEDSGITHNNAPTEADLRRQAGEKHLQSDFPQEGSDKKNVSVETTPTPAVPTQPASSPQPPVGQSRGPGENLDPVQTDQEQDHSSLGLLLGLLVPTCIFLVVMVALGVVYCTRGAAQPRNQTISECYHWISGAHHKQGGSDPSAGVKSV, encoded by the coding sequence ATGGGCCTCCAGTTCATCTGCTCCGCTCTTTCGATCTTGCCCCCCTTGCTGCTGTGGCTTGGGAGGTCTTCTTCAGTCCTGGGTCAGGGCCTGAGGGAGGGGGATGCTCTGTGCGATGCAGACGGCTGCTTTGTGGTCCACTTTGACCAGAAAATCTTCCTAGACTCGTGGAGGAGCTGCAAGTACAAAGGTGGTGATCTAGCAACGATCAAACACAGGAAGGACGCAGAAGCCATCTCCAAGCTCTTCTCCACTCTGGACCTGCGGCAGCCTCGCTCCAAAGTCGAGGTGTGGATCGGTCTGCAGCGTCAGCCTCGCCAGTGCTCTGCCACCCATCCTCTGAGGGGTTTTTCCTGGACGACCGGAGACCGGGACACGGCGTACACCAACTGGCACAGCAAGGATTCTGCTGGAATGTGTTCAGTCCCTCGCTGCGTTGCCATGGGCTACAGCACTCAGGAGCAGGGTGATAACTTCAAGTGGCTGGTTGGTCCCTGCTCTAATCAAGTGGACGGATATCTGTGTCGGTATTCCTACAAAGGAATGTGTGGTGCCTTGTGGAGCGAGGGAGCGGGGGGCGCCCTCTACACCACACCGTTCGACTTGGTGAGCTCTCTCCTGACTCACGTGCCACCTGGGTCGGTTGCTAACCTGCCCTGCCCAGCAGACGACCAGCTGGTCCTGTGCATGGTGATGGAGGACGGCTCAGTGGGGTGGTCTCGTCAACCTCCTCTTTGCTCTGGCCCCTCTGTGTCACACAGCTCATGTGCCCAGGACAACGGTGGATGTGAACACTTCTGCAGGACAGTCGGCGGTCTTCCGTCCTGCGAATGTGCTGAAGGCTACCATCTGAGAACCGACGGGCAGACCTGTGAGCCCCCCGGCGCTTGCCTCGGGTACCCCTGCGAGTTTGAGTGCCTCCCGCTTCTTGGTGGCTACCGCTGCGCCTGTCCTGATGGGTACATGCTGGCACCCGACGGACACGCATGTTTAGATGTGGACGAATGTCTTCTGGATTCCTGCGAGCAGCTCTGTAAGAACGCTCCAGGAACATTCGAGTGCCAGTGTCGTGACGGCTACCTTCCAGACGGCAGGGGGAGGTGTGAGGACATAGATGAGTGCAAAAGCTCTCCATGTGAGCAGTCCTGTGAGAACACTGAAGGGTCTTATAGCTGCCACTGCcacctgggcttctcctcagactctGATGAGCCCAGCCTCTGCCAAGATGTTGACGAGTGTCAGATCGTTGGGATCTGCGAGCAGATGTGTGTGAACTACGAGGGTGGCTTTGAGTGCTACTGTGAGGAAGGCTACGAGCTCATGTCTGATCACTTCAGCTGTCAGAAGGTGGGAGACAGCGCGCCATCCCTCCTCCCGCCCTTTCCTTGGGTCACTCGTCCGCCCGGACCTGCGTGGGCTGCGGGGGGCTACATCAGCATCCCAGATTGGACCGTAGAAGAGGACTGGCTCACAGAAACCCCAGGAGGTCCGGATCCTGGTGTGATCTGGGTCACCAGAGCCCCTCAGGATGAGAGGCATTTGCATAAACCAGCTCAGACCCCTCTGACCCATGAGACCCAGAAGGCTGAAGATGACTTGTGGAAGTGGGGCATCAGATCTCAGTCAGAAGTTCAGCTACCCACCACCCCGGACCCGGTTTTATCCACAACCGAGTCCTGGACCACATCAGACTGGaacaaagaggaggaggaggctacCACCCCTTTTCCTCTGGGTTCCTCATCTACAGTCTCTGGGGGGGCTTGGAACGGGTGGTCCAGGCCGGTCACTTCTCCTCAGCGTTCAGAAGATTCTGGAATCACCCACAACAACGCTCCTACAGAGGCAGACCTGCGGAGACAAGCTGGAGAAAAGCATCTGCAGAGCGACTTCCCACAGGAGGGGTCTGACAAGAAGAACGTTTCCGTGGAGACGACTCCCACCCCTGCTGTCCCCACCCAGCCTGCCTCCTCCCCTCAGCCCCCTGTAGGACAGAGTCGGGGACCTGGAGAAAACCTGGATCCTGTCCAGACTGATCAGGAGCAGGATCACAGCAGCTTGGGGCTCCTGTTGGGCCTGCTGGTGCCCACCTGCATCTTCCTAGTGGTGATGGTGGCTCTGGGTGTCGTCTACTGCACCCGTGGTGCCGCTCAGCCCAGAAACCAGACCATCAGTGAGTGCTACCACTGGATCTCTGGAGCTCACCATAAACAGGGCGGTTCTGACCCATCAGCAGGGGTCAAGTCTGTTTGA